One region of Marivirga arenosa genomic DNA includes:
- a CDS encoding tetratricopeptide repeat protein, with protein sequence MKNLFLTTITIFICTACTNHKEKGAELFESGQYDKALYHFEEVLSLDPRNEMMLYNAARCYEELGMYDEAILRYEKSINQKKDLAIAYLGRGRSYFKNGDYKSATIDFGNVLYYDKKNEDALFYAGLSFMKDSVYEKAGKAFSALLELNPDHSKARFNRGVLYAIQANTLFALSDFNNLIRNKKYLSNSYFNRGMIYQHMENYAGAVHDYNKAIELGLKSESIFIKRAECYIIQKDIVKACEDYHELIKYDEMKAQEYISKYCVEL encoded by the coding sequence ATGAAAAACTTATTCCTCACAACTATTACAATTTTCATTTGTACAGCATGCACTAACCATAAAGAAAAAGGAGCAGAACTCTTTGAATCAGGCCAATATGACAAAGCCTTATATCATTTTGAAGAAGTTTTAAGTCTTGATCCACGAAATGAAATGATGCTCTATAATGCTGCTAGATGTTATGAAGAATTAGGAATGTATGATGAAGCAATCCTTAGATATGAAAAGAGCATAAATCAAAAAAAAGATTTAGCAATAGCCTATTTGGGTAGAGGAAGATCATACTTTAAAAATGGTGATTATAAAAGTGCTACGATTGACTTCGGAAATGTACTCTATTATGATAAGAAAAATGAAGATGCTCTTTTTTATGCCGGACTAAGCTTTATGAAAGATTCAGTTTATGAAAAAGCAGGAAAAGCTTTCAGCGCTTTACTTGAGTTAAATCCTGATCATTCTAAAGCAAGGTTTAATAGAGGCGTATTATATGCAATTCAGGCTAATACACTATTTGCTCTTTCAGATTTTAACAATCTCATAAGAAATAAAAAATATCTCTCAAACTCCTATTTTAACAGAGGTATGATCTACCAACACATGGAAAACTATGCAGGAGCAGTACACGATTATAACAAAGCAATTGAATTGGGGCTCAAAAGTGAATCAATATTTATTAAGCGAGCTGAATGTTATATAATTCAAAAAGATATTGTAAAAGCTTGTGAAGACTACCACGAACTTATAAAATATGATGAAATGAAAGCGCAAGAATATATTAGCAAATACTGTGTTGAGCTATAA
- the mscL gene encoding large-conductance mechanosensitive channel protein MscL: MKFLKEFKEFAIKGNVFDMAIGIIIGSAFTKVVNSIVSDLIMPILSIFVGRINFKDLKYVFRAEEYDKEGNLLHAAVSINYGNLIQSSVDFLIIAFCIYLVVKTFNKLRKRSENEEDNTVATPKNIELLAEIRDLLKENRK, translated from the coding sequence ATGAAGTTTTTAAAAGAATTTAAGGAATTTGCAATTAAAGGAAATGTTTTTGACATGGCAATTGGTATCATTATTGGTTCAGCTTTTACTAAAGTAGTCAATTCAATTGTTTCAGATTTGATTATGCCTATTCTTAGCATTTTCGTTGGGAGAATAAATTTTAAAGATCTTAAGTATGTATTTAGAGCGGAAGAGTACGATAAGGAAGGTAATTTGCTTCATGCAGCTGTTTCCATTAATTATGGTAATTTAATTCAATCTTCTGTCGATTTTCTAATCATTGCCTTTTGCATTTATTTAGTAGTGAAGACATTTAATAAATTAAGGAAAAGGTCTGAAAATGAGGAAGATAATACTGTGGCAACACCTAAAAATATTGAGTTGTTAGCTGAAATAAGAGATCTTTTAAAAGAGAATAGAAAGTAA
- a CDS encoding deoxycytidylate deaminase, translated as MEKPQFDDIFMELAVNLAKRSHCIKRHVGAVLTKETRIISIGYNGPPAGTHNCDEEFPGKGCGLDSKGSCMLAIHAEQNAIMYAVKNNASVENSTLYVTLSPCLSCARIIFSMGIKKVIYLNSYAQYKGLERDEGLDFLQKFGVEVEHYEGNLQNVTHMI; from the coding sequence ATGGAAAAACCACAATTCGATGATATTTTCATGGAGCTAGCTGTAAACCTAGCAAAACGTTCTCATTGCATTAAAAGGCATGTGGGTGCAGTTCTAACAAAAGAAACAAGAATTATTTCTATCGGCTATAATGGGCCTCCTGCAGGTACCCATAATTGTGATGAAGAATTTCCTGGTAAAGGCTGTGGACTCGATTCTAAGGGAAGCTGTATGTTAGCAATTCATGCTGAACAGAATGCCATTATGTATGCTGTTAAGAATAATGCTTCCGTAGAGAACTCCACTCTTTATGTTACGCTATCCCCTTGTCTATCATGTGCGAGAATTATTTTTAGCATGGGAATAAAAAAAGTAATTTACCTAAATTCTTACGCTCAATATAAAGGCTTGGAAAGAGATGAAGGTCTAGATTTTCTCCAAAAATTTGGTGTAGAGGTAGAACACTATGAAGGAAACCTTCAAAATGTTACACATATGATTTGA
- a CDS encoding DUF2911 domain-containing protein, whose amino-acid sequence MKKLFTSILACFIMLAIFSIDAHAQEALKQKPSPLGMVTYTFEDTYVKVTYGRPHLRGREAFTETSELAPLGKIWRTGANEATEITVTSDVKMAGETVPAGTYSMFTIPGAKSWTIILNKDVGQWGAYKYDEEQDLLRFEVPVNKSDEMYEPFTIRFDQANGDVSLQMIWANTMISIPFEFL is encoded by the coding sequence ATGAAAAAATTATTCACATCAATTTTAGCTTGTTTCATCATGCTTGCTATTTTTAGTATTGATGCGCATGCGCAAGAAGCTTTAAAACAAAAGCCAAGTCCTTTAGGAATGGTTACTTATACTTTCGAAGATACTTATGTTAAAGTGACTTACGGAAGACCCCATTTAAGAGGTAGAGAAGCTTTTACAGAAACATCAGAATTAGCTCCTTTAGGAAAAATATGGAGAACAGGAGCGAATGAAGCAACTGAAATTACCGTAACTTCTGATGTAAAAATGGCTGGTGAAACTGTTCCTGCTGGAACATATTCCATGTTTACTATACCAGGTGCTAAAAGCTGGACTATAATTTTAAATAAAGATGTTGGCCAATGGGGAGCATATAAGTATGATGAAGAACAAGATTTATTGAGATTCGAAGTTCCGGTTAATAAATCAGATGAGATGTATGAACCCTTTACAATCAGATTTGATCAGGCAAATGGTGATGTTAGCCTTCAAATGATTTGGGCGAATACGATGATAAGTATCCCATTTGAATTTCTATAA
- a CDS encoding sugar phosphate isomerase/epimerase family protein — translation MERRKFIRNAGIASVLAFVSPSILASCSSNVQGVAGEAGLQIYTLRKSLEEDFKGTIERAAKIGYKNLELFNYSNGKYFGNSIKEVKSIFNNLGVKAKSSHVLTGWSMPDNVGTMTNDWERTVADAAELGQSYIVCAYLFDSERKSIDDYKNLSDLLNSCGETAKEYGLQMAYHNHDFEFMKLDGEIPYDLLLSECDLNLVKFELDLYWTARAGVDPIQYFKDNEGRFPLWHVKDMAAGEDQFFSAVGEGVIDWKNIFNHASTAGLKQFFVEQDDTKSGKPFEEITKSYEYLKGIKKS, via the coding sequence ATGGAAAGACGTAAATTTATTAGAAATGCAGGTATTGCATCTGTCTTAGCTTTTGTTTCTCCCTCTATTTTAGCTTCATGTAGTTCAAACGTACAGGGAGTAGCGGGTGAGGCTGGTCTACAAATCTATACTCTTAGGAAAAGTCTGGAAGAGGATTTCAAAGGGACTATTGAACGAGCTGCTAAAATAGGCTATAAAAATCTAGAATTATTTAATTATTCTAATGGGAAGTACTTTGGCAACAGTATAAAGGAAGTCAAGTCTATATTTAATAATTTAGGTGTGAAAGCTAAAAGTAGTCATGTATTAACAGGCTGGTCTATGCCAGATAATGTTGGGACAATGACAAATGACTGGGAACGAACTGTAGCAGATGCTGCTGAGCTAGGCCAATCATACATAGTATGCGCGTATTTATTTGATTCTGAACGAAAATCTATTGATGACTATAAAAATCTTTCTGATTTACTGAACTCCTGTGGAGAAACGGCTAAAGAGTATGGATTGCAAATGGCGTATCATAATCATGATTTTGAATTCATGAAATTAGACGGTGAAATTCCATACGACCTTTTACTTTCTGAATGTGACCTTAATCTAGTTAAATTTGAATTAGACTTATACTGGACGGCAAGGGCAGGGGTAGACCCCATTCAATATTTTAAGGATAATGAGGGAAGGTTTCCACTTTGGCATGTAAAGGATATGGCAGCTGGAGAAGATCAGTTTTTCTCAGCTGTGGGAGAAGGTGTGATTGATTGGAAGAATATCTTTAATCATGCATCTACAGCTGGATTAAAGCAATTCTTTGTTGAACAAGATGATACGAAAAGTGGTAAACCTTTTGAAGAGATTACTAAAAGTTACGAATACTTAAAGGGAATTAAAAAGAGTTAG
- a CDS encoding 3-keto-disaccharide hydrolase, producing the protein MKKSIFIGCVAMMAIYACDSSKKGNSEEASDAEAKEEMVEEVAEAQPAEEMHNTLTEAEKADGWMLLFDGKSTEGWRGYKKETFPVAWNIENEALHIQGSGRGEAGAKDGGDIVYDKEFGDFHLSIEWMVDSAANSGILYRGKEEFDYIWKTAPEMQVLDNAHHPDAKLGKNGNRQAGSLYDLIPADPQNFKGHGTWNKAEVIAKGNDIVHIQNGDTVVQYTIGSDRMADLIANSKWAEINENWGNIAPSGLIALQDHGDNVWYRNIKIKELK; encoded by the coding sequence ATGAAAAAATCAATATTTATCGGTTGTGTTGCCATGATGGCAATTTATGCATGCGATAGTAGTAAAAAGGGAAACTCAGAAGAAGCTTCAGATGCAGAAGCTAAAGAAGAAATGGTTGAAGAAGTAGCAGAAGCTCAACCAGCAGAAGAAATGCACAATACTTTAACGGAAGCAGAAAAAGCAGACGGTTGGATGTTATTATTTGACGGTAAATCAACAGAAGGTTGGAGAGGTTACAAAAAAGAAACTTTTCCAGTTGCGTGGAATATTGAAAATGAAGCTTTACATATACAAGGATCAGGAAGAGGTGAAGCTGGAGCAAAAGACGGTGGAGATATTGTATATGACAAAGAGTTTGGCGATTTCCATTTAAGTATTGAGTGGATGGTTGATAGTGCTGCCAACTCTGGTATATTATATAGAGGGAAAGAAGAGTTCGATTATATCTGGAAAACAGCTCCAGAAATGCAAGTACTTGATAATGCTCATCACCCTGATGCTAAATTAGGTAAGAATGGAAACAGACAAGCAGGTTCATTATATGACCTAATCCCTGCTGATCCGCAGAACTTCAAAGGACATGGTACATGGAATAAAGCTGAAGTAATTGCTAAAGGTAATGACATTGTGCATATCCAAAATGGAGACACTGTTGTACAATACACTATTGGTTCTGATAGAATGGCTGATTTAATTGCAAACAGTAAATGGGCTGAGATTAATGAAAACTGGGGTAATATTGCTCCTTCAGGTTTAATTGCCTTACAAGATCATGGAGATAATGTTTGGTATAGAAATATCAAAATCAAAGAATTAAAGTAA
- the xseB gene encoding exodeoxyribonuclease VII small subunit, which translates to MAKKKKLGYEESLHKLEEILNKVENEDIPIDQLTAYVNESMELLKNCKNMLKNAENRVESAFNDLEE; encoded by the coding sequence ATGGCAAAGAAAAAAAAGCTTGGCTATGAAGAATCACTTCACAAACTAGAAGAGATTTTGAATAAAGTAGAAAATGAAGATATTCCCATAGATCAATTAACAGCTTATGTTAATGAATCTATGGAGTTATTGAAAAATTGTAAGAACATGTTGAAGAATGCTGAAAACAGGGTTGAAAGTGCATTTAATGATTTAGAAGAATAA
- the murB gene encoding UDP-N-acetylmuramate dehydrogenase gives MLNFLKSESLRSYNTFGFSAVADLLIEINTIEEFQLLLESKEWKENSHLILGGGSNILLTDDFHGLVVINKISGIKKVAEDDETVTVKVGGGVNWHEFVLFTINNDWGGLENLSLIPGTVGAAPMQNIGAYGIEIKDTFENLEAVNLESGEIESFNTDACKFGYRESVFKHKLKGKYLIVSVSFRLHKKNFHKLSLEYGVIRDVLEQRDINKPSIKDVSNAVIEIRESKLPNPAEIGNSGSFFKNPIIDKFQFEALKEQYPSIPSYELESGQIKLAAGWLIEKAGWKGYEENGVGVHHKQALVLVNHGQGRGRDILNLAKKIQSSIQSEFGIELSPEVNFI, from the coding sequence ATGTTAAATTTCCTTAAGTCAGAATCTCTCCGTTCCTACAATACCTTTGGCTTTAGCGCTGTTGCTGATTTGTTAATTGAGATAAATACAATAGAAGAATTTCAATTATTATTAGAGAGTAAAGAATGGAAGGAAAATTCCCATCTTATTTTGGGAGGAGGGAGTAATATTTTATTAACTGATGACTTTCATGGTTTAGTTGTAATAAATAAAATTAGCGGTATTAAAAAAGTTGCAGAAGATGATGAAACTGTGACTGTTAAAGTTGGTGGAGGGGTTAATTGGCATGAATTCGTACTATTTACTATCAATAATGATTGGGGAGGTTTAGAAAATTTATCATTAATCCCAGGAACGGTTGGGGCAGCGCCAATGCAAAATATTGGAGCTTACGGTATAGAGATCAAAGATACTTTTGAGAATTTAGAAGCCGTAAATCTGGAAAGTGGAGAAATTGAAAGCTTCAATACTGATGCATGTAAATTTGGTTATCGTGAAAGTGTTTTTAAACACAAACTGAAAGGGAAGTATTTGATAGTGTCAGTAAGTTTCCGATTACACAAAAAGAATTTTCACAAATTGAGTCTTGAATACGGAGTCATTAGAGATGTGCTGGAACAAAGGGATATAAATAAACCCTCTATTAAAGATGTAAGCAATGCTGTTATTGAAATCAGAGAGTCAAAGCTCCCTAATCCTGCAGAAATTGGTAATTCTGGAAGTTTCTTTAAAAACCCTATTATTGACAAGTTTCAATTTGAGGCTTTAAAGGAACAATATCCATCTATTCCTAGCTATGAATTAGAAAGTGGGCAAATAAAGCTTGCTGCCGGTTGGTTGATTGAAAAAGCAGGTTGGAAGGGCTATGAAGAGAATGGAGTAGGAGTTCACCATAAGCAAGCGCTTGTGTTGGTGAATCATGGTCAGGGTAGAGGGAGAGATATTTTAAATTTGGCTAAAAAAATACAGAGCTCAATTCAATCTGAGTTTGGTATTGAATTAAGCCCTGAAGTTAATTTTATTTAA
- a CDS encoding Gfo/Idh/MocA family oxidoreductase — MDDSNKDNHLNRRKFLKNMGLAAAGITIVPSNVIAGLGHTAPSDKLNIAGIGVGGMGRTNLRHMNSQNIVALADVDWKYADRTFKDYPKAKKYKDYRKMLEEMDKDIDAVMISTPDHTHYVSAKDSMNAGKHIYLQKPLTHSVYESRKLRELADETGVATQMGNQGNSSDDMRKVCEWIWNGEIGEVTKVDAWTDRPIWPQGLERPSEKMEVPKTLDWDLFIGPAQYRPYHEAYTPWNWRAWWDFGTGALGDMACHIMDPVYKALELGYPYAFEASSSQVNTESAPMAEKVTYYFGERPKKGKINMPGVEFTWYDGGLKPDRPEGLKEGMYPGDQRGWGGAIFYGTKGTLVCGTYAMDPFIIGREDNPPPVTNELRRIPKAMEGGHEMDWVRAAKEDKKSRVECSSNFAYAGPLNEVVVAGNLAVRLQDLRRKLDWDAEKMEITNIGDDEEIRVVTTDSFTVVDGDPRFDTKYDTMNAKQAAKEYIKRTYREGWSY; from the coding sequence ATGGACGACTCAAATAAAGATAATCACTTGAACAGACGGAAATTCCTAAAGAATATGGGATTGGCTGCTGCGGGTATAACTATCGTACCAAGCAATGTAATTGCAGGTTTAGGTCATACAGCACCTAGCGATAAACTAAATATTGCAGGAATTGGTGTGGGCGGTATGGGCCGTACCAATTTACGCCACATGAATTCACAAAACATTGTGGCTTTAGCAGATGTGGATTGGAAATATGCTGATAGAACATTTAAAGATTATCCTAAAGCAAAAAAATATAAGGATTATCGAAAAATGTTAGAAGAGATGGACAAGGATATTGATGCTGTCATGATCAGTACTCCGGATCATACCCACTACGTTTCGGCTAAAGATTCAATGAACGCAGGTAAACATATTTACCTTCAAAAGCCATTAACTCATTCCGTTTATGAGTCAAGAAAATTAAGAGAATTAGCGGATGAAACTGGGGTTGCTACCCAAATGGGTAACCAAGGTAACTCTTCTGATGACATGCGTAAAGTGTGCGAATGGATTTGGAATGGAGAAATTGGTGAAGTAACTAAAGTGGATGCTTGGACCGATAGACCAATCTGGCCGCAAGGACTTGAAAGACCAAGTGAGAAAATGGAAGTTCCTAAAACATTGGATTGGGATTTATTCATCGGCCCTGCTCAATATAGACCTTATCATGAAGCTTATACTCCATGGAACTGGCGAGCGTGGTGGGACTTCGGTACTGGTGCATTAGGTGATATGGCTTGCCATATTATGGACCCTGTTTATAAAGCTTTAGAATTAGGTTACCCTTATGCTTTTGAAGCAAGTTCATCTCAAGTAAATACTGAAAGTGCTCCAATGGCTGAAAAAGTAACTTATTATTTTGGAGAAAGACCTAAGAAAGGTAAAATTAATATGCCTGGAGTAGAATTCACATGGTATGATGGCGGTTTAAAACCTGATAGACCCGAAGGCTTAAAAGAAGGCATGTACCCTGGTGACCAAAGAGGTTGGGGAGGTGCAATCTTCTACGGCACTAAAGGAACTTTAGTCTGTGGTACTTACGCTATGGATCCATTTATTATTGGTAGAGAGGATAATCCACCACCCGTTACCAATGAATTAAGAAGAATTCCTAAAGCAATGGAAGGTGGTCATGAAATGGACTGGGTAAGAGCTGCAAAAGAAGACAAGAAATCAAGAGTTGAATGTAGTTCTAATTTTGCTTATGCAGGACCATTAAATGAAGTAGTGGTTGCAGGTAATCTTGCTGTTAGACTTCAAGATCTAAGAAGAAAGTTAGATTGGGATGCTGAGAAAATGGAAATCACCAACATTGGCGATGACGAGGAAATTAGAGTAGTTACTACGGATAGCTTTACTGTTGTTGATGGTGATCCAAGATTCGATACGAAATATGATACCATGAATGCGAAGCAAGCAGCCAAAGAATATATTAAAAGAACATATAGAGAAGGCTGGAGCTATTGA
- the surE gene encoding 5'/3'-nucleotidase SurE: protein MERPLILVSNDDGVTSKGIRHLVECMKELGEVVVVAPNSPQSGMGHAITIGNTLRLDKTDIFGDDIAAYESSGTPADCVKLAKHHVLKDRNPDLVVSGINHGSNTSISVLYSGTMSAAIEGAIEGYPSIGFSLCDYAQDADFEHTLDYVKAIAKQVLKTGLPKYTTLNVNFPPKRNEKIKGVKVCRQARAKWEEEFDQRYDPNGRRYFWMAGNFVNFDKGEDNDEWAIANNYVSVVPCQFDLTAHHTISQLNDEWDIKID, encoded by the coding sequence ATGGAAAGACCTTTAATATTAGTAAGTAATGATGATGGAGTAACTAGTAAAGGAATCCGTCATTTAGTGGAATGCATGAAGGAGTTAGGAGAAGTAGTAGTAGTGGCGCCCAATAGTCCTCAATCTGGAATGGGACATGCAATTACGATTGGAAATACTTTACGATTAGATAAAACAGACATTTTTGGAGATGATATAGCCGCTTATGAATCATCTGGTACTCCAGCAGATTGTGTTAAACTAGCTAAGCATCATGTTTTGAAAGATCGAAACCCTGATTTGGTAGTGAGTGGTATTAATCATGGAAGCAATACTTCAATTAGTGTGTTGTATTCAGGCACCATGTCGGCAGCTATTGAAGGAGCTATTGAAGGTTATCCTTCTATAGGCTTTTCACTATGTGATTACGCTCAGGATGCAGATTTTGAACATACATTAGATTATGTAAAAGCTATAGCAAAACAAGTCCTTAAGACTGGTCTACCTAAATACACAACACTCAATGTGAATTTCCCTCCAAAACGAAATGAAAAAATAAAGGGAGTGAAGGTTTGTAGACAAGCACGAGCTAAATGGGAAGAGGAATTTGACCAAAGATATGATCCAAATGGAAGAAGATATTTTTGGATGGCGGGAAATTTCGTGAATTTTGATAAGGGAGAAGATAACGATGAGTGGGCTATTGCTAATAATTATGTGTCTGTTGTCCCTTGTCAGTTTGATTTAACTGCTCATCATACCATTAGTCAATTGAATGATGAATGGGATATCAAAATAGATTAA